One Paraburkholderia sp. IMGN_8 DNA window includes the following coding sequences:
- a CDS encoding MDR family oxidoreductase — protein MSFTAVYLNKDGDHFSAELKHLRDDVLESNPLSEGEVVVRVKHSGINYKDGLAITNSSPVVRVWPMVAGVDGAGMVESSADPRWKAGDRVVVTGWGLGETHWGCLAQRARLKADWLIELPNAFSTSDAMSLGTAGFTAMLCCLAVRDEGVKPASGDVLVTGASGGVGSVAVAILSAWGYRVVAATGKLHEADYLLSLGAAEVLDRAGLATPGKPLQKERWAAVVDSVGSHTLANACAQTRYGGVVTACGLAQGMDFPASVAPFILRGVKLVGIDSVMCPMERRKAAWDALASDFDARKLGAITTVIGLGDVFASAEHILAGRVRGRTVVDVHRVP, from the coding sequence ATGTCCTTTACTGCCGTCTACCTGAACAAAGATGGTGACCATTTCTCCGCAGAACTGAAGCATCTCAGGGACGACGTCCTTGAGAGCAACCCGCTATCCGAGGGCGAGGTTGTGGTGCGCGTTAAACACTCTGGCATCAATTACAAAGACGGGCTTGCCATTACCAATAGCAGTCCGGTCGTGCGCGTGTGGCCGATGGTGGCCGGCGTTGACGGCGCCGGGATGGTCGAGTCATCGGCCGACCCCAGATGGAAAGCGGGCGACCGCGTCGTAGTCACGGGCTGGGGCCTTGGTGAAACGCACTGGGGTTGTCTCGCCCAACGTGCTCGGCTCAAAGCCGACTGGCTCATCGAGCTACCGAACGCTTTCAGCACTTCCGATGCAATGTCACTCGGAACGGCCGGCTTTACGGCCATGCTCTGCTGCCTGGCTGTCCGCGACGAAGGCGTCAAGCCGGCGAGTGGCGATGTCCTCGTCACCGGCGCCAGCGGGGGTGTGGGCAGCGTCGCCGTCGCCATCTTGAGCGCGTGGGGCTATCGGGTCGTGGCGGCAACAGGAAAGCTGCACGAGGCGGACTACCTTCTCTCGCTAGGTGCAGCGGAGGTTCTGGACCGGGCGGGTCTCGCCACACCCGGCAAGCCGCTGCAAAAGGAGCGGTGGGCGGCAGTTGTCGACTCGGTTGGCTCACATACACTGGCAAATGCCTGTGCTCAAACGCGATACGGCGGTGTCGTGACCGCCTGCGGTCTGGCTCAGGGTATGGATTTCCCGGCCAGCGTGGCGCCTTTCATTTTGCGGGGCGTGAAGCTCGTCGGCATCGATTCTGTGATGTGTCCGATGGAGCGGCGTAAGGCCGCCTGGGATGCACTCGCCAGCGATTTCGACGCCCGCAAGCTTGGAGCGATAACGACAGTCATCGGCCTGGGCGACGTCTTTGCGAGCGCTGAGCATATCCTCGCTGGTCGCGTGCGGGGAAGAACCGTAGTGGATGTGCATCGAGTCCCTTGA